A portion of the Gadus macrocephalus chromosome 10, ASM3116895v1 genome contains these proteins:
- the stag2b gene encoding cohesin subunit SA-2: MIAAPELPSDFPFPQDTDTRFSSDTDFSEEPDGRTAVTVSLAAKGKGGKKGKKPAGEKGKGAKGTGRLNGHHQENGMENMMLFEVVKLGRSAMQSVVDDWIESYKTDRDVALLDLINFFIQCSGCKGVVSGEMFRNMQNSEIIRRMTEEFDEDSGDYPLTIAGPQWKRFKTSFCEFIAVLVRQCQYSIIYDEYMMDTVISLLTGLSDSQVRAFRHTSTLAAMKLMTALVNVALNLSINMDNTQRQYESERNKIVAKRANDRLELLLQKRKELQENQDEIENMMNAIFKGVFVHRYRDSIAEIRAICIEEIGVWMKLYSDAFLNDSYLKYVGWTMHDKQGEVRLKCLTALQGLYYNRELNTRLELFTSRFKDRIVSMTLDKEYDVAVQAIKLLTLVLHSTDEVLSPEDCESVYHLVYSAHRPVAIAAGEFLFKKLFSQREPEEEGAPKRRGRQSPNANLIKTTVFFFLESELHEHAAYLVDSLWECGAELLKDWECMTSLLLDDPLPGEEALTDRQETALIEIMLCTVRQAAECHPPVGRGTGKRVMTAKEKKTQLDDRTRITELFAVSLPPLLAKYAMDSEKVTNLLQLPQFFDLEIYTTGRLEKHLESLLRQVREIVEKHTDTDVLEVCSKTYHALCNEEFTIFNRVDIARSQLLDEQVDKFNRLLEDFLQEGEEVDEDDTYQILSTLKRITAFHNAHDLSQWDLFTSNFKLLNTGIENGDMPEQIVIQSLQCTHYVILWNLAKLSEGSSRKEDMVTLRKQMRAFCMMCQRYLTNVNTAVKEQAFTILCDVLLIFSHQMVSGGREHLEPLVYSPEDSLQVELLSFILNHVFIDQDEETNSTDGQQDDEAGKIEALHKRRNLLAAYCKLIIYCVVEMKTGADIFKQYMRYYNDYGDIIKETMSKTRQIDKIQCAKTLILSLQQLFNEMLSELGHGFDRSSSSFCGIKELARRFSLTFGLDQVKTRDAIAMLHKDGIEFAFKEPSPQGEGNPPLHLAFLDILSEFSSKLMRQDKRTVHMYLERFMTFQMALQREDCWLPLISYRNSLQAGGDDDTMSVMSGYSSRGSSVRSKKAKPTAATSVAAAAAAAAAAAATAAKRKLPEEESSSSSEVWQQSLQTPVMMPSPHLTSTAMREPKRGRDDSYMGVYPLPHDQQTPHPHTPQHHPQQTPQHIQTPMDYNSQVTWMLAQRQQEEARQQQERAMNYAKLRTNLQHAIRRGTGLMEEDEEPIVEDVMMSSEGRLDDLNEGMDFDTMDIDLPPSKNRRERSELKPDYFDPASIMDESVLGVSMF, translated from the exons ATGATAGCGGCACCAGAATTACCGTCAGACTTCCCCTTCCCTCA GGACACAGACACCCGTTTCTCCTCAGACACAGACTTCTCAGAGGAGCCAGATGGAAGAACTGCAGTCACAGTCTCACTTGCAGCCAAAGGAAAG GGAGGGAAGAAGGGGAAGAAGCCAGCAGGGGAGAAGGGGAAAGGAGCCAAGGGAACGGGGAGGCTCAATGGCCACCATCAGGAGAACGGCATGGAGAACATGATGCTGTTCGAGGTGGTCAAACTGGGCAGGAGTGCGATGCAG TCGGTTGTTGATGACTGGATCGAGTCGTATAAAACAGACCGGGACGTTGCCCTCCTGGACCTCATCAATTTCTTCATACAGTGCTCGGgatgtaaag GTGTGGTCAGTGGGGAGATGTTCAGGAACATGCAGAACTCTGAAATCATCAGACGAATGACGGAGGAATTTGACGAG gaCAGTGGGGATTACCCTCTGACTATAGCAGGGCCACAGTGGAAAAGGTTCAAAACCAGCTTCTGCGAGTTCATTGCTGTGTTGGTGCGCCAGTGTCAATACAGCATCATCTACGATGAGTACATGATGGACACTGTCAtctccctcctcaccggactgtCTGACTCCCAAGTCCGCGCGTTCAGACACACCTCCACACTGGCAG CCATGAAGCTGATGACGGCTCTGGTGAATGTAGCGCTGAACCTAAGCATCAACATGGACAACACCCAGCGCCAGTACGAGTCCGAGAGGAACAAGATCGTGGCCAAGAGGGCCAACGATCGCCTGGAGCTGCTCCTACAGAAACGCAAGGAG CTCCAGGAAAATCAGGACGAGATCGAAAACATGATGAATGCCATCTTCAAAGGAGTGTTTGTTCATCGATATCG CGATTCTATAGCAGAAATCCGAGCCATCTGTATAGAAGAGATCGGGGTATGGATGAAACTATACAGCGACGCCTTCCTCAACGACAGCTATCTGAAGTATGTGGGATGGACCATGCACGACAAG CAAGGAGAGGTGCGTTTGAAGTGCCTGACCGCACTGCAAGGCCTGTACTACAACAGAGAGCTCAACACGAGACTGGAGCTGTTCACCAGTCGCTTTAAG GACCGCATTGTCTCGATGACCCTCGACAAGGAGTACGACGTCGCAGTACAAGCTATTAAACTTCTCACCCTTGTCTTGCA TAGCACAGATGAGGTGCTGAGCCCGGAGGACTGCGAGAGCGTCTATCACTTGGTCTACTCGGCTCACAGACCGGTCGCCATAGCAGCCGGGGAGTTCCTCTTCAAAAA ACTCTTCAGCCAAcgggagccagaggaggagggcgcccccaagaggagaggaagacaaaGCCCCAACGCAAACCTCATCAAGACCActgtcttcttcttcctcgAGAGCGAG CTCCACGAGCACGCGGCCTACCTGGTGGATTCCCTGTGGGAGTGTGGCGCAGAGCTTCTCAAGGACTGGGAGTGTATGACCAGCCTACTGCTAGACGACCCTCTGCCGGGAGAAGAAG ctctgacagacagacaggagacggCTCTGATTGAGATCATGCTGTGCACGGTTCGTCAGGCGGCCGAGTGCCACCCCCCTGTTGGCAGAGGCACCGGGAAGAGG GTCATGACGGCTAAGGAGAAGAAAACGCAGCTGGATGATAGAACCAGAATAACAGAGCTTTTTGCAGTGTCGTTGCCCCCTCTACTGGCCAAG TACGCAATGGATTCGGAGAAGGTGACTAACCTGTTACAGCTCCCTCAGTTCTTCGACCTTGAGATTTACACCACAGGACGTCTCGAGAAG CACCTGGAGTCTCTGCTGCGTCAGGTCAGGGAGATCGTGGAGAAGCACACCGACACGGATGTCCTGGAGGTCTGCTCCAAGACCTACCACGCCCTCTGCAACGAGGAGTTCACCATCTTCAACCGGGTAGACATCGCGCGCTCCCAGCTCCTAGACGAACAGGTGGACAAGTTCAACCGGCTCCTGGAGGACTTCCTGCAAGAG ggtgaggaggtggatgaggacGACACCTACCAGATTCTCTCCACTCTGAAGAGGATCACCGCTTTCCACAA TGCGCATGACCTTTCCCAGTGGGACCTCTTCACCAGCAACTTCAAGCTGCTCAACACTGGCATCGAGAACGGGGACATGCCAGAGCAG ATCGTGATCCAGTCACTGCAGTGCACTCACTATGTGATCCTGTGGAACCTGGCCAAGCTCTCCGAAGGCAGCTCCAGAAAG GAGGATATGGTCACCCTTAGGAAGCAGATGAGAGCGTTCTGCATGATGTGCCAGCGCTATCTCACGAACGTCAACACGGCGGTCAAAGAGCAG GCCTTCACCATCCTGTGTGATGTGCTGCTCATCTTCAGCCACCAGATGGTGTCAGGTGGCCGGGAGCACCTAGAGCCACTCGTCTATTCTCCCGAAGACTCGCTGCAGGTGGAGCTGCTCTCCTTCATCCTCAACCACGTCTTCATCGACCAGGACGAGGAGACCAACAGCACAG ATGGGCAGCAGGACGACGAGGCAGGAAAGATAGAAGCGCTGCACAAGAGAAGGAACCTGCTGGCCGCGTACTGCAAGCTCATCATCTACTGCGTGGTGGAGATGAAGACGGGCGCGGACATCTTCAAGCAGTACATGAGG TATTATAACGACTACGGCGACATCATCAAGGAGACGATGAGTAAAACTCGGCAGATCGACAAGATCCAGTGCGCCAAGACGCTCATCCTCAGTCTGCAGCAG CTCTTCAACGAGATGCTGTCGGAGCTGGGTCACGGCTTCGACCGCTCCTCCTCGTCGTTTTGCGGCATCAAAGAGCTGGCCCGCCGCTTCTCGCTCACCTTTGGCCTGGACCAGGTCAAGACCAGGGATGCCATTGCCATGCTGCACAA AGACGGGATAGAGTTTGCGTTCAAGGAGCCGAGCCCCCAGGGAGAAGGCAACCCTCCCCTTCACCTGGCTTTCTTGGACATCCTCAGCGAGTTCTCCTCCAAGCTGATGAGACAGGACAAGAGGACTGT ccacaTGTACCTGGAGCGCTTCATGACGTTCCAGATGGCCCTGCAGCGCGAGGACTGCTGGCTCCCCCTCATCTCCTACCGCAACTCCCTGCAGGCGGGAGGCGACGACGACACCATGTCGGTGATGAGCGGCTACTCGAGCCGCGGCTCCTCTGTGCGCTCCAAGAAGGCCAagcccaccgccgccaccagtGTGGCggccgccgcagccgccgccgccgccgccgccgccaccgcagcCAAGCGGAAGCTTCCAGAAG aggagagcagcagcagcagcgaggtGTGGCAGCAGAGCCTGCAGACGCCGGTGATGATGCCCTCgccccacctcacctccaccgccaTGCGCGAGCCCAAGAGGGGCCGTGACGACAGCTACATGGGCGTGTACCCCCTGCCCCACGACCAGCAGACCCCCCACCCGCACACGCCGCAGCACCATCCACAGCAGACGCCGCAGCACATTCAAACCCCCATGGACTACAA ttctCAGGTGACGTGGATGCTGGCCCagaggcagcaggaggaggcacggcagcagcaggagagagccaTGAATTACGCCAAGCTCAGGACCAACCTGCAGCACGCTAT TCGCCGTGGTACCGGGCtcatggaggaggacgaggagcccATCGTGGAGGACGTGATGATGTCTTCTGAAGGCCGGCTGGACGACCTCAACGAGGGCATGGACTTTGATACTATGGACATAGATCTG CCTCCGTCTAAGAACCGCCGCGAGCGCTCGGAGCTGAAGCCAGACTACTTCGACCCGGCTTCTATCATGGATGAATCG GTCCTTGGAGTGTCGATGTTTTAA